A window of Candidatus Xiphinematobacter sp. Idaho Grape contains these coding sequences:
- the holA gene encoding DNA polymerase III subunit delta has product MSAALLHRPDGTFYIVTGSDEAAVQLAAADLAERLVPHAHSFAREIIDGATETVGHAVKVITSTIQALLTAPLLYENKLVWLKNASMLTDPVLGHSTVLSSALEELQNTLKSGISTGVFFLLSTPGADRRRSTYKSLTKLAKVIICDNPSSRWHISNADITEWIKKNAAKHHFCFEPAALDLFAIRVGESTSQAELELQKLFVSLSSEDGNTITEAVVRELVPATRASSIFDLSNAILTRNAPLCLEFLRQLILQGEHAIGILLVAIVPTIRNLLIVKALIERHDISPPTHANAFAHLIRKLPTSVVSHFPRKKDGTLNTYALGLSAIHSARYSQAELRTALKKCLETNRLLINPSPLEEATVLTHLLLRIVGKTATNTDYISSAYS; this is encoded by the coding sequence ATGTCTGCCGCACTACTCCATAGGCCGGATGGGACCTTTTATATTGTAACAGGCTCAGACGAAGCTGCGGTCCAACTCGCCGCTGCAGATTTGGCAGAGCGCCTGGTGCCACACGCGCATTCCTTTGCTAGGGAAATTATTGATGGTGCCACAGAAACGGTTGGTCACGCGGTAAAGGTCATCACGAGTACTATTCAGGCTCTGCTAACTGCTCCACTCCTATATGAAAACAAGTTGGTTTGGTTAAAAAATGCCTCGATGCTCACGGATCCCGTGCTTGGGCATTCAACAGTCCTTAGCTCTGCCCTGGAAGAACTGCAAAATACCCTGAAATCGGGCATTTCTACTGGTGTCTTCTTTCTTCTAAGCACGCCTGGTGCAGATAGGCGAAGATCCACTTATAAATCATTAACCAAGCTGGCAAAGGTAATAATTTGCGATAACCCCAGCTCAAGATGGCACATCTCCAATGCTGATATCACTGAATGGATAAAAAAAAATGCCGCCAAGCACCACTTTTGCTTTGAACCTGCTGCTCTAGATCTCTTTGCGATTCGTGTCGGGGAAAGCACCTCCCAGGCTGAGTTAGAGCTTCAAAAACTTTTCGTCTCGTTAAGTTCAGAAGACGGCAATACCATCACGGAGGCTGTGGTACGAGAGTTAGTTCCTGCCACGCGTGCGAGCAGCATCTTTGACCTCTCCAATGCGATCTTGACCCGAAATGCGCCCCTTTGCTTAGAGTTCCTCCGACAACTTATCCTCCAGGGCGAGCATGCCATAGGCATCCTTTTAGTAGCTATAGTTCCTACCATACGTAACCTCCTCATCGTTAAAGCTCTCATAGAACGCCATGATATCTCTCCACCCACACATGCGAACGCCTTTGCTCACTTAATTAGAAAACTTCCCACTAGCGTAGTTTCTCATTTTCCAAGAAAAAAGGACGGCACTCTAAACACATACGCCCTTGGGCTTTCCGCAATACACTCCGCCAGATACTCGCAAGCGGAACTGAGAACTGCCCTAAAGAAATGTCTAGAAACAAATCGATTGCTCATCAATCCTTCTCCACTGGAAGAAGCGACAGTTCTCACGCATCTCCTTTTGCGTATTGTAGGGAAGACAGCAACGAATACCGACTATATCTCCTCTGCTTATTCTTAA
- a CDS encoding ABC transporter substrate-binding protein, with translation MQEPIRIGVFQSLTGAEASFGQEVMKGIEMAMKEINAQGGVLVKWNKKNSLRCPLEIIVRDNQSKPGETSAIARELISRYRVVALIGEVSSGRTLEAAPIAQRYHVPLLANSASNDRVTKIGNYVFRISYRDSQQGEVLARYIYLLGKRKAALLVDSSRDNSATMADSFKKQFIALGGDIVERQSYNAHDKDFQAQVTTIKNSGADCLFLPGVYTECATIMKQARSLGLNLSTFGGDSWDSPVFVNVAGKAAEGAVFTNSFSADDPDPTVQSFVQSYRSKYGQHAKPMALAVTGFDALKLMVNAIERAKVDGPDVNLKDPGRLKRFRHAIRDALAKTCNYGAVSGSITFDKNGDPAKAMVLLRVCHGRFEFIRKEPPPQ, from the coding sequence ATGCAAGAACCAATTCGCATTGGGGTGTTCCAGTCGCTTACTGGGGCAGAAGCTAGTTTTGGTCAGGAAGTGATGAAGGGAATCGAGATGGCCATGAAAGAAATCAATGCTCAGGGAGGGGTATTGGTGAAATGGAACAAGAAAAATTCCTTAAGGTGTCCTCTAGAGATCATTGTGCGTGATAACCAATCTAAACCAGGGGAGACTTCAGCCATTGCTAGAGAACTTATTAGCCGCTATCGTGTGGTGGCTCTCATTGGAGAGGTTTCCTCGGGACGCACCTTGGAGGCTGCGCCTATTGCCCAAAGATATCATGTTCCTTTGCTGGCCAACTCTGCTTCCAATGACAGGGTTACGAAAATTGGGAACTATGTTTTTCGCATAAGTTATCGTGATAGTCAGCAGGGAGAGGTTCTAGCACGATACATATATCTCTTAGGGAAAAGGAAGGCCGCACTTCTCGTGGATTCTAGCAGAGATAACAGTGCCACCATGGCCGACAGTTTTAAAAAGCAGTTCATCGCATTGGGTGGCGACATTGTAGAAAGGCAAAGTTATAATGCTCACGACAAGGATTTCCAGGCCCAGGTTACTACCATTAAGAACTCTGGCGCTGACTGCCTTTTTCTACCGGGAGTTTATACAGAGTGTGCCACCATTATGAAACAAGCACGGTCTTTGGGATTAAACCTATCCACATTTGGCGGAGATTCCTGGGATTCTCCAGTTTTTGTCAATGTGGCAGGAAAGGCGGCTGAAGGAGCAGTCTTCACAAACAGCTTTTCTGCTGATGATCCCGATCCTACTGTACAATCCTTCGTTCAGAGCTATCGGAGTAAATATGGCCAACATGCTAAGCCTATGGCTCTTGCCGTAACAGGTTTTGATGCGCTCAAATTAATGGTGAATGCTATTGAGCGCGCTAAGGTCGACGGTCCAGATGTTAACCTGAAAGACCCAGGTAGGCTCAAGCGTTTTCGGCACGCGATTCGTGATGCCCTTGCAAAGACCTGTAATTATGGAGCTGTTAGCGGTAGCATTACCTTTGACAAAAACGGTGATCCTGCCAAAGCTATGGTGCTGTTGCGTGTTTGCCATGGGCGGTTTGAATTCATCCGAAAGGAGCCTCCTCCTCAATAG
- a CDS encoding FtsW/RodA/SpoVE family cell cycle protein, with product MHPFLKKLLGLNWLLLTLTLGLGVYGIYSIYSATWMRDLRFYNLQIAWFLVSLPVFLTLTLLDYHWLRWCGFPLYLLGIGSLAVTYSSAKVVYGSGRWLSLGSISFQPSSLAIVTGIIMLAIFLHQSHRLHPLFRIMVSLVLVGVPAVLVLLQPDLGSSLVWGFTLMGMLFVAGIPKRYLIVMLLVTVAAVPVVVYFGLKPYQRERITTFLNPDVDPLNTSYNINQSLNAIGSGGLYGKGFRAEDTLNKLGYLPRAAAHNDFIFSVMGEQHGFLGGLCLVVTYALLLLTGLYVASQADDDFGCLLALGITMMLFAHIFMNLGMTVAVTPVTGLPLPLMSYGGTFLFTVMTSLALLQSIWIYRKGHG from the coding sequence ATGCATCCATTTCTCAAGAAACTTCTCGGACTAAACTGGCTTTTGCTGACCCTCACATTGGGGCTGGGGGTCTACGGCATTTATTCCATCTACAGCGCAACCTGGATGCGAGACTTGCGCTTTTACAATTTGCAAATTGCGTGGTTTCTGGTCTCCTTGCCCGTTTTCCTCACATTGACTCTACTGGATTATCACTGGCTCAGGTGGTGTGGATTTCCGCTCTACCTCTTGGGAATTGGAAGTTTGGCGGTCACGTACTCGAGCGCTAAGGTCGTCTATGGCAGTGGCCGTTGGCTTAGCCTCGGTTCTATTAGCTTCCAGCCCTCGAGCCTTGCGATTGTAACGGGTATCATCATGTTGGCTATTTTCTTGCATCAATCACATCGACTACACCCACTTTTTCGCATTATGGTTAGCCTGGTTCTTGTAGGAGTACCTGCGGTCTTAGTACTTCTACAGCCAGATTTAGGGTCTTCTTTGGTGTGGGGATTTACGCTTATGGGAATGCTATTTGTGGCTGGTATTCCTAAGCGCTATTTAATCGTTATGCTACTGGTCACGGTGGCAGCTGTGCCAGTGGTAGTATATTTCGGCCTAAAGCCTTATCAAAGAGAACGGATCACGACTTTCCTAAATCCCGACGTTGATCCACTGAATACCTCCTACAATATAAACCAATCTTTGAACGCTATTGGTTCAGGTGGGTTGTATGGAAAGGGGTTTAGGGCTGAAGATACCCTAAACAAACTTGGATATTTACCAAGGGCAGCCGCCCACAACGATTTTATTTTTAGCGTAATGGGAGAACAACATGGATTTCTTGGTGGACTATGCCTAGTCGTTACATATGCTCTCTTGCTGCTGACAGGCCTCTATGTTGCCTCGCAAGCCGACGATGATTTTGGATGTTTGCTTGCTCTAGGCATTACAATGATGCTTTTCGCACACATTTTCATGAACCTTGGCATGACCGTTGCAGTTACGCCTGTCACGGGCCTTCCGTTGCCGCTCATGAGCTACGGGGGAACCTTCTTGTTTACAGTAATGACCTCTTTAGCTCTCCTACAAAGCATTTGGATCTACCGAAAAGGGCACGGATAG
- the proS gene encoding proline--tRNA ligase: MKSRQAISPTREEDFSGWYQWVIQVADLAENSEVRGCMIIKPWGYALWENIQAALDYMLKSTGHRNAYFPLLIPLSHLQREAKHVKGFAKECAVVTHCRLETYDGGKLIPTSPLKEPLIVRPTSETIIGSTFARWVHSYRDLPILLNQWANVVRWEMRPRLFLRTAEFLWQEGHTVHATEAEATEETKGMLSLYESFARDYLALPVISGEKTISERFPGAVRTFCIEAMAQDRRAVQAGTSHFFGQNFSRASGIRFQSRSGRLEYAWTTSWGVSTRLIGTLIMAHSDDNGLVLPPRIAPTQVVVIPLLSKGETHALVLTRAESVARELRRRYFCNQPIRVELDTRNLGNGAKKWEWIKRGVPIRLELGSRDLETGSVAISRRDLSPEERCFLPADQALAEVPHLLANIQANLLTRATNFCETHTHYINSEREFYQFFTPRNTEKPEIHGGFALTYWNDSSNIEEKLKTDLKVTLRCIPSNTFKESGICIFTGKPSSQLALFAKSY, from the coding sequence ATGAAATCACGACAGGCGATTTCTCCCACCCGTGAAGAAGACTTTTCTGGATGGTATCAATGGGTTATCCAGGTTGCTGATTTAGCAGAGAACTCTGAAGTGCGCGGCTGCATGATTATCAAGCCGTGGGGATATGCACTCTGGGAAAATATACAGGCGGCACTCGATTACATGCTGAAGTCGACCGGCCATCGCAACGCTTACTTTCCCCTGCTTATTCCACTCAGCCATCTTCAGCGGGAGGCTAAACATGTCAAGGGATTTGCTAAGGAATGCGCAGTAGTCACCCATTGCCGTTTAGAAACATATGATGGTGGTAAGTTGATTCCTACTTCTCCTCTCAAAGAGCCATTGATAGTGCGTCCTACGTCAGAAACCATTATCGGATCCACTTTTGCTAGATGGGTCCACTCCTACCGCGATCTTCCTATTCTCCTTAACCAATGGGCTAACGTGGTCCGATGGGAAATGCGGCCTCGTTTATTCCTGCGGACTGCTGAATTTCTCTGGCAAGAAGGCCACACGGTCCACGCAACAGAAGCTGAGGCAACTGAAGAGACTAAAGGAATGCTATCTCTCTATGAGAGCTTTGCTAGAGACTACCTAGCTCTGCCTGTGATCAGTGGAGAAAAGACAATTTCTGAGCGCTTTCCGGGTGCTGTACGCACTTTCTGCATCGAAGCCATGGCCCAAGACCGCAGAGCTGTCCAAGCTGGGACTTCCCATTTTTTTGGGCAGAACTTTTCCCGCGCTTCAGGTATTCGGTTTCAATCGCGCTCCGGACGGTTAGAGTATGCTTGGACTACTAGTTGGGGGGTCAGCACGCGACTGATTGGGACTCTCATTATGGCGCATAGCGACGACAACGGTCTAGTTTTGCCCCCACGGATTGCACCTACGCAAGTAGTTGTCATACCTCTCCTTTCTAAAGGAGAAACACATGCCCTGGTGCTCACTCGTGCAGAGTCAGTTGCCAGAGAACTTCGCAGGAGATATTTCTGCAATCAGCCCATCCGTGTGGAACTTGACACCCGCAACTTGGGGAACGGGGCAAAAAAATGGGAATGGATTAAGAGGGGAGTCCCCATACGCCTCGAATTGGGTTCACGAGACTTGGAGACAGGCTCCGTTGCCATTTCCAGGAGGGATCTCTCTCCCGAGGAGAGATGCTTCTTGCCAGCTGACCAGGCCCTAGCAGAGGTACCCCACCTTCTTGCCAACATTCAAGCAAACCTACTAACTCGCGCTACAAACTTTTGCGAGACGCACACCCACTATATTAATTCCGAAAGGGAGTTCTATCAATTTTTTACCCCTCGGAACACGGAAAAGCCTGAAATTCACGGAGGATTTGCCCTAACTTACTGGAATGACTCTTCAAACATTGAAGAGAAACTTAAGACGGATCTTAAGGTCACCCTCCGCTGTATCCCTTCCAATACCTTTAAAGAATCAGGGATATGCATTTTCACTGGTAAACCAAGTTCCCAACTGGCCCTTTTTGCTAAGTCCTACTGA
- a CDS encoding branched-chain amino acid ABC transporter permease gives MEFSQQLINGLSLGSIYALIALGYSMVYGVLRFINFAHGDILMVGAFVGYYLTPRMQVFLGGFGLIPVGIAVLMSTMVICALLGVSIEFFAYRPLRKHPRLTVLITSIGVSLLLEYGGQILFGVNVKPFPSLLPSFRIPLGFGLSVASNHLVALGVSGILLLVLRLLVLRTRLGLAMRALAHNQEAASLMGINTNIIISLTFAAGSALAGAGGILYALNIHSIDPLMGILPGMKAFVAAVLGGIGSLPGAALGGILLGVVESLIGGSSISSYRDAVVFSILILILLLRPTGILGKVVQEKV, from the coding sequence ATGGAATTTTCTCAACAACTGATTAACGGACTCTCGCTTGGCTCGATTTATGCGCTTATCGCTTTAGGATACAGTATGGTATATGGTGTGCTGAGGTTCATTAATTTCGCGCACGGAGACATTCTAATGGTGGGAGCTTTTGTTGGCTATTACTTGACTCCGAGGATGCAAGTTTTCTTAGGTGGTTTTGGACTGATACCGGTTGGAATTGCAGTGTTGATGTCGACAATGGTAATCTGCGCCCTGCTGGGGGTCTCCATCGAATTTTTCGCCTACCGCCCCTTGAGGAAGCACCCAAGGCTCACAGTGCTAATTACCTCAATTGGTGTGTCTCTCTTGCTAGAGTACGGTGGCCAAATTCTCTTTGGTGTCAATGTTAAACCGTTCCCTAGCCTTCTTCCATCCTTTCGCATTCCCTTGGGATTTGGGTTGAGTGTGGCCTCTAACCATTTAGTAGCGCTTGGAGTATCTGGAATATTACTTTTAGTGTTACGCTTGTTAGTGTTGCGCACCAGACTGGGCCTGGCTATGAGGGCGCTAGCTCACAACCAAGAGGCAGCCTCACTCATGGGGATTAACACAAATATTATTATTTCTCTCACTTTCGCTGCTGGATCTGCACTTGCTGGTGCTGGGGGGATCCTTTATGCCTTGAACATCCATTCTATTGATCCTCTCATGGGGATTCTACCGGGCATGAAAGCCTTTGTTGCAGCAGTGTTAGGTGGGATTGGAAGTCTACCTGGCGCAGCCCTAGGAGGGATTCTCTTAGGTGTGGTAGAAAGCCTAATTGGAGGCTCTTCAATCTCTTCTTATCGAGATGCTGTAGTGTTTAGCATTCTTATTCTGATCCTTTTACTGCGCCCGACGGGGATTCTTGGCAAGGTAGTCCAAGAGAAAGTTTAA
- the smpB gene encoding SsrA-binding protein SmpB: MKLHIKDIVTNRRALQNYAVLDKVEAGIALVGTEVKSIRENLINPQAAYAKVEGGEVFLYDLFIQPYERAGSKQHEAKRRRKLLLHRGEINKLLGKVSRRGYSLVPLRFYWRNARIKVELAIGRGQASYDKREVLKKRATQREAALEVASVYRR, from the coding sequence GTGAAACTTCATATCAAGGATATTGTTACCAACCGCAGAGCCTTACAAAACTATGCAGTTCTGGATAAGGTGGAAGCTGGAATCGCTCTGGTGGGAACGGAGGTGAAATCCATTCGCGAGAATTTAATTAACCCTCAGGCTGCTTATGCGAAGGTAGAAGGGGGGGAAGTGTTTTTGTACGATCTTTTTATTCAACCTTATGAACGGGCAGGCTCTAAGCAGCATGAGGCTAAGCGCAGACGCAAGCTCCTCCTCCATAGAGGTGAAATCAATAAGCTTCTTGGCAAGGTGTCAAGAAGAGGTTACTCCTTGGTACCGTTGCGCTTTTACTGGAGAAATGCACGAATCAAGGTGGAACTGGCTATTGGAAGGGGACAAGCTTCCTATGACAAACGAGAAGTCTTGAAAAAGAGAGCCACACAACGTGAAGCAGCGCTGGAAGTAGCCTCTGTATACCGCAGATAA
- a CDS encoding LptF/LptG family permease, giving the protein MTILDRYLLKKFLTPFFYCVIGFTMVWFIFDLSDNLSTFLKGRASFSLKLRYYWSQLPATLVLSLPVGTLLALLYSLSAMSRSNEIISMLAAGKSVLRVLGPLLTVGLLLVGVTSYFNWSTAPHARHIKRRMLNEIKQGGTTKNSYVMAHMFRNRRDHRLWFMRRVLLKQAKWQVEDLQVVQQNACSEVTEEWFARKASYDPFKRNWTLSQVRHLKLDPRGNILKKIDSDRLTISHWSETPQRIASLITNPDYLSVPELREYLAQNLDSPSGRLAPYRTHLEYRFALPWQAMVAILLAGPLGIVYSRYSLFRDITIAIILFFCLIFLDKVSIALGEGNHVSPFVAAWAPLIGCSILGCWFLWLRSTNRDIPSLRNVE; this is encoded by the coding sequence ATGACTATTCTGGATCGCTATCTTTTAAAAAAGTTCCTGACCCCCTTTTTTTACTGCGTCATAGGATTCACCATGGTTTGGTTTATCTTTGACTTGAGCGACAATTTGTCCACCTTCCTAAAGGGAAGGGCTAGTTTCTCTCTTAAGCTCCGGTATTATTGGTCTCAGCTTCCCGCTACCCTTGTGCTATCTCTCCCTGTGGGCACTCTCCTTGCACTTCTATATAGTTTGTCTGCAATGTCTCGCAGTAATGAGATCATTTCCATGCTGGCTGCTGGAAAAAGCGTGTTGCGCGTGTTAGGTCCACTTCTGACGGTGGGTCTGCTACTCGTCGGGGTGACTTCCTATTTTAATTGGTCCACTGCCCCGCATGCACGGCATATAAAGAGGCGGATGCTAAATGAAATAAAGCAGGGGGGTACTACCAAAAACAGCTATGTCATGGCTCACATGTTCCGAAACCGTCGAGACCACCGGCTGTGGTTCATGCGCCGTGTCCTCCTGAAGCAGGCTAAATGGCAGGTGGAAGATTTGCAAGTCGTTCAACAGAACGCTTGCAGTGAAGTCACTGAGGAATGGTTTGCCAGGAAAGCTTCCTATGATCCCTTCAAAAGGAACTGGACTCTGTCGCAGGTGCGACATCTAAAGTTAGATCCACGGGGAAATATCTTGAAGAAAATTGACTCTGATCGGCTGACTATCTCGCATTGGAGCGAGACGCCACAACGTATTGCCAGCCTGATTACAAATCCCGATTACCTTTCTGTACCAGAATTGCGAGAATATCTTGCTCAAAATTTAGATTCTCCCTCAGGTCGCCTGGCTCCCTATCGTACGCACCTGGAATACCGTTTCGCGCTACCCTGGCAAGCAATGGTGGCCATCCTTCTGGCTGGGCCGCTTGGAATCGTCTACTCGCGCTACAGTCTCTTTCGGGATATCACCATAGCGATTATTCTTTTTTTCTGTCTGATCTTTTTGGATAAAGTATCCATTGCCTTGGGGGAGGGAAATCACGTTTCCCCGTTTGTAGCGGCTTGGGCCCCCCTCATAGGATGTTCTATCCTTGGTTGCTGGTTTCTATGGCTGCGTTCTACTAACCGGGACATCCCTAGCTTGAGGAATGTCGAATAA
- a CDS encoding NAD-dependent epimerase/dehydratase family protein, translating into MRVLVTGGAGFIGSHLVSALSKEGHAVVILDNFNDFYAPSLKLVNVSSFSSQVKVVEGDICCSATVGALFTRWHFDSVVHLAAYAGVRPSVQYPTLYLKTNVDGTLQLLKAAHRAGVPKFLFGSSSSVYGLKEKVPFSEGITLSQTLNPYAASKLVAEQLCRDFACLHGIHVVCLRFFTVYGPAQRPDLAIYKFTQSISREVPIQKFGDGTTQRDYTYVDDVIQGILKALYYKGEVFEVFNLGKSSTTTLNELIVTIEEALGKKALIRPLSEQNGDMPYTCADVSKARRLLGYQPQISIPVGIKKFVSWYLEKVQ; encoded by the coding sequence ATGAGGGTGTTGGTAACAGGAGGTGCGGGGTTTATAGGTTCGCATCTGGTGTCTGCCTTGTCTAAGGAGGGACATGCAGTGGTCATTCTAGATAACTTTAATGACTTCTATGCGCCGAGTCTTAAACTCGTGAATGTTTCCTCTTTCTCGAGTCAAGTTAAAGTGGTGGAGGGTGATATCTGCTGCTCGGCTACCGTAGGTGCGCTTTTTACGCGTTGGCATTTTGACTCCGTGGTTCATCTTGCAGCTTACGCTGGAGTACGTCCCTCTGTTCAGTATCCAACGCTCTACTTGAAGACAAATGTCGACGGTACGTTACAGCTTTTAAAGGCAGCGCACCGAGCAGGTGTACCCAAGTTTTTGTTTGGCTCAAGTTCTTCTGTTTATGGTCTGAAAGAAAAGGTTCCCTTCTCCGAAGGGATAACCCTTTCGCAAACGCTTAACCCTTATGCAGCTAGCAAGCTCGTTGCTGAACAGCTCTGCAGAGATTTTGCTTGTCTCCATGGCATACACGTGGTTTGCCTACGATTCTTCACTGTATATGGCCCGGCGCAACGTCCAGATCTTGCCATTTATAAGTTCACTCAGTCTATTTCTAGAGAAGTTCCAATTCAAAAGTTTGGTGACGGCACTACACAACGCGACTACACTTACGTTGACGATGTCATTCAAGGAATACTGAAGGCTCTGTATTACAAGGGAGAGGTCTTTGAGGTCTTTAATCTTGGGAAGAGTAGTACCACTACCCTCAACGAGCTCATAGTGACCATCGAAGAAGCTCTCGGAAAAAAGGCGCTTATACGGCCACTCTCCGAACAAAATGGTGACATGCCGTACACATGTGCAGATGTCTCAAAGGCGCGTAGGTTGCTCGGCTACCAACCACAAATCAGCATCCCTGTCGGAATCAAAAAATTTGTGAGCTGGTACTTGGAGAAGGTGCAATGA
- a CDS encoding YbjQ family protein, which yields MDSVNFFTTTANELVGYQIVRQLGIVHGAAIRFSIGAQRFLDFLKMITGNRKTLCTRVCERARQEALHVLIAQASERGANALLAVHYDSTELPQSITEVFAYGTAVVVKPTNFPSP from the coding sequence ATGGACTCCGTAAATTTCTTCACTACTACTGCAAACGAGTTAGTAGGATACCAAATAGTCCGCCAGTTGGGGATTGTGCACGGTGCTGCCATACGCTTCTCCATTGGAGCTCAGAGATTTCTGGACTTCTTGAAGATGATAACTGGCAACCGAAAAACTCTGTGTACCAGAGTCTGTGAAAGGGCCCGCCAAGAGGCCTTACATGTGCTCATCGCGCAGGCATCGGAGCGTGGAGCTAATGCTCTCCTCGCTGTCCATTACGACAGTACCGAACTTCCACAGAGCATCACGGAAGTCTTTGCCTATGGAACGGCCGTTGTTGTTAAACCAACAAACTTTCCTTCTCCATGA
- a CDS encoding DNA-directed RNA polymerase subunit omega, with translation MNSQILEEAFRRVENAPVLINMISKRVRQLNAGSRPMVAVRSGMGLSDVALSEVAAGKLGVPQYPTSPAAVD, from the coding sequence ATGAATAGCCAAATCCTTGAGGAAGCCTTTAGGAGGGTTGAGAACGCTCCGGTCCTGATTAACATGATTTCCAAGCGCGTGCGCCAGTTGAACGCAGGTAGCCGCCCTATGGTAGCGGTTCGATCAGGTATGGGACTCTCTGATGTGGCCCTTTCTGAAGTAGCGGCTGGGAAGCTTGGAGTTCCGCAGTATCCTACCAGTCCTGCAGCCGTGGATTAA
- a CDS encoding HAD family hydrolase, translating to MSTIALLCTDFDGTLINPFFHGQCTEEFMNRLFRHQQEGGIWVINTGRSFTYTLDGLSKFRSPISPEYIISLEREIYRHIPSGGWEHFSDWTELGRSQQEELMFQCQESLQEVYKQAVRHRGVTVVHEQEAFVGLIIPEEKIMCRFILELEEICRNFPKFSFQRNTVYLRFSHADYHKGSTLVELCRLINLSQEAVLAIGDSYNDLSMLDGEAAAMCACPANAVAAVKQAVSQAGGFVASRTYAAGVVEAIDHFHGRE from the coding sequence ATGTCTACTATTGCTTTACTCTGTACCGACTTTGACGGCACCCTAATTAATCCATTTTTTCACGGACAGTGCACAGAGGAATTTATGAACAGACTCTTCCGTCACCAACAAGAGGGAGGAATCTGGGTAATTAATACTGGCCGTTCTTTTACATACACTTTAGATGGACTCAGCAAGTTTCGATCTCCTATATCTCCCGAATACATTATCTCGCTCGAACGAGAAATTTATCGTCATATCCCTTCCGGAGGGTGGGAGCATTTTAGCGATTGGACAGAACTAGGGCGTTCTCAGCAAGAAGAACTTATGTTTCAATGCCAAGAATCACTGCAAGAAGTTTATAAACAAGCAGTTCGACACCGGGGGGTGACAGTCGTGCATGAGCAGGAAGCTTTTGTTGGCCTAATTATTCCTGAAGAAAAAATTATGTGCCGGTTCATCCTGGAATTAGAGGAAATTTGTAGAAACTTCCCAAAATTCTCTTTTCAGAGAAACACTGTTTACCTGCGTTTTAGCCATGCTGACTACCACAAGGGGTCCACATTAGTAGAGCTCTGCAGACTCATCAACCTCTCGCAAGAAGCTGTCCTTGCTATTGGAGACAGCTATAACGATCTTTCTATGTTGGACGGAGAGGCGGCAGCCATGTGTGCTTGCCCCGCAAATGCCGTCGCTGCGGTGAAGCAAGCCGTTTCACAGGCAGGCGGATTTGTCGCTTCCAGGACTTATGCTGCTGGAGTAGTAGAAGCCATTGATCACTTTCACGGTCGCGAATAG